In one Pseudodesulfovibrio tunisiensis genomic region, the following are encoded:
- the fixA gene encoding putative electron transfer flavoprotein FixA — MDIIACIKVVPEEQDIVTLPNNELSFDKVQWKIGQYDLNAMEAGKQLAKKTGGKMKVLTIGGDALSKTKIRKDILSRGADELNIVVTDKKLSDSLITAKAIAEALKEMGSFDLLLFGTGSSDIYSQQTGNQVGALLDLPVLNEVNAIEECEAGLKVERMLENEVEILELPVPAVLSVTSEINTPTIPGMRDIMAAGKKPVNELSADISSISEYSEVVSDLAPVQRDRQQKIVKGEPEEMVEALIQFLNS, encoded by the coding sequence ATGGATATTATTGCTTGCATAAAAGTTGTCCCAGAGGAACAAGACATCGTGACTTTGCCCAATAATGAGCTTTCTTTCGACAAAGTCCAATGGAAAATCGGTCAGTATGATCTGAATGCCATGGAAGCAGGAAAGCAGCTGGCAAAGAAGACTGGTGGCAAGATGAAAGTTCTGACCATCGGTGGCGACGCCCTTTCCAAGACGAAAATTCGCAAGGACATCCTTTCCCGTGGTGCGGATGAGCTGAACATCGTTGTTACCGACAAGAAGCTGAGCGATTCCCTGATCACTGCCAAGGCGATTGCCGAAGCATTGAAGGAAATGGGTTCGTTCGACCTGCTTCTGTTCGGCACCGGTTCCTCCGACATCTATTCCCAGCAGACCGGCAATCAGGTCGGTGCGCTGCTCGATCTCCCGGTCCTGAATGAAGTCAATGCCATTGAAGAGTGCGAAGCCGGTCTCAAGGTGGAGCGGATGCTGGAAAACGAGGTGGAAATTCTCGAGCTGCCCGTGCCGGCCGTGCTTTCCGTGACTTCGGAAATCAATACCCCCACCATTCCCGGAATGAGGGACATCATGGCCGCTGGCAAAAAGCCGGTGAACGAGCTTTCCGCCGATATCTCCTCTATCTCCGAGTACAGCGAAGTCGTGAGCGATCTGGCTCCGGTTCAGCGGGACAGGCAACAGAAGATCGTCAAGGGCGAGCCCGAGGAAATGGTCGAAGCCCTCATCCAGTTCCTGAACAGCTAG
- a CDS encoding electron transfer flavoprotein subunit alpha/FixB family protein, with translation MARRRSIIFRAPESGIIEDNARVIADLLQAQAPELVLLSNSTRGRLLAGKLGAYLDTCVISGISELNEETTRRMVYGGAAFRTQKLTAKTAVVTCSAGIFEVSDGQASPDAAVETMSAADTRIRKVETQAKEGVSSNIAMAKKVVDMGRGFKEEKDVEMCRELASLLGAELGCSRPVAENNGWLPKSVYIGVTGIILKPELIIALCVSGQVQHMVGINQAKKIVAINKDERAPIFNSCDLGLVGDIYQILPLLIEKLK, from the coding sequence ATGGCCCGGAGAAGATCTATAATTTTCAGGGCCCCTGAATCCGGCATCATCGAAGACAATGCTCGCGTGATCGCCGATCTGCTGCAGGCGCAAGCTCCTGAGCTCGTCCTGCTGAGCAACTCCACGCGCGGAAGGCTGCTGGCGGGCAAGCTCGGTGCGTATCTCGACACCTGCGTCATCTCCGGCATTTCCGAGCTGAATGAGGAAACCACCAGGAGAATGGTCTACGGCGGAGCCGCATTCAGAACGCAGAAGCTGACTGCCAAAACCGCTGTCGTGACCTGCAGCGCCGGTATTTTCGAGGTCAGTGACGGACAGGCTTCCCCGGACGCTGCCGTCGAGACCATGAGCGCCGCCGATACCAGGATCAGGAAGGTCGAGACGCAGGCCAAGGAAGGCGTTTCCTCCAACATCGCCATGGCCAAAAAGGTCGTGGACATGGGCCGTGGCTTCAAGGAGGAAAAGGACGTCGAGATGTGCCGTGAACTGGCCAGCCTGCTTGGTGCGGAACTCGGTTGCTCCCGTCCTGTTGCGGAAAACAACGGATGGCTGCCGAAGTCCGTGTACATCGGTGTGACGGGCATCATCCTGAAACCCGAGCTGATCATCGCCCTGTGCGTATCCGGTCAGGTTCAGCACATGGTCGGCATCAACCAGGCAAAGAAGATCGTCGCGATCAACAAGGACGAGCGCGCTCCGATCTTCAATTCCTGCGATCTGGGACTTGTCGGAGACATCTACCAGATTCTCCCCCTGCTGATCGAGAAGCTGAAGTAA
- a CDS encoding AMP-binding protein, with protein MNTQICHESINALWDDCLLKDGDKVFIIYESKDGHTSQYTYGELYSKTVQASNFFLDLNIRKGDKVAVHMHSSPEFLIIWFALLRIGAVMVPLNCNYTSRECRFIIDQCDVNCVLTESDFVPIYDDEFFAPLTRILTRSDEEKEGYLNFRECMEKQPTELKEKRDVFSDDPAEILFTSGTTSNPKGAIFNHYNLVFAGEFHADQMGLQHDDRFFTVFPCFHIDWQAIAILPTITRKATVIAQERYSARAFWAKIRHHRATIIELIPMIARTTMLQPEVAEERDHDVRLAYFSLCLSTEEKEAFEKRFNVRLFNCYGMTETVVCNVADFKTGEAKWPSVGKIYDPYQLRIVDDENRPVPAHEIGEICIRGERGRTLIPGYYRNEEQTNLLYDEDLWMHTGDKGYLDDEGWLYFVDRKNNLIKRSGENISASEIEKVLTAHEFIEEAAVVGIPDPIRDQAVKAFVKFNPGKALNTQELQDFCAQHLASFKIPSFFSVVDDFPHTCTGKIRKNLVRDW; from the coding sequence ATGAACACGCAAATTTGTCATGAAAGCATCAATGCACTGTGGGATGACTGCTTGCTGAAGGATGGAGACAAGGTATTCATCATTTATGAATCCAAAGACGGCCATACATCCCAATATACATACGGAGAACTGTACAGCAAGACTGTTCAGGCCAGCAATTTCTTTCTTGATTTGAACATCCGGAAGGGAGACAAGGTTGCTGTCCATATGCATAGCTCGCCGGAGTTTCTGATCATCTGGTTTGCCCTGCTGCGAATCGGTGCTGTCATGGTGCCACTCAACTGCAATTATACAAGCAGGGAATGCCGTTTTATCATCGACCAGTGCGACGTGAACTGTGTGCTGACGGAATCCGATTTCGTCCCCATTTACGATGATGAATTCTTTGCACCCCTGACCAGGATTCTCACCCGCTCGGACGAAGAAAAGGAAGGCTACCTCAATTTTCGGGAATGCATGGAAAAACAGCCGACCGAACTGAAGGAGAAGAGGGACGTCTTTTCCGATGATCCCGCGGAAATCCTGTTCACTTCGGGAACGACCTCAAATCCCAAAGGGGCAATTTTCAACCACTACAATCTCGTTTTTGCCGGAGAGTTCCATGCCGACCAGATGGGGTTGCAGCATGACGACAGGTTTTTCACGGTTTTCCCCTGTTTTCATATCGATTGGCAGGCGATAGCCATTTTGCCGACCATTACCCGGAAAGCGACGGTCATTGCGCAGGAACGCTACAGCGCGAGGGCCTTTTGGGCAAAGATTCGTCACCATCGGGCGACCATAATCGAATTGATTCCCATGATTGCCCGTACCACCATGCTTCAGCCGGAAGTCGCCGAAGAAAGGGACCATGACGTTCGGCTTGCGTATTTTTCCCTGTGCCTGTCCACGGAGGAAAAGGAAGCCTTTGAAAAACGTTTCAATGTGCGCCTGTTCAACTGCTACGGCATGACCGAGACCGTGGTCTGCAATGTCGCCGACTTCAAGACCGGAGAAGCCAAATGGCCGTCTGTGGGCAAAATCTACGATCCGTATCAGCTTCGGATTGTTGATGATGAGAATCGACCGGTTCCAGCGCATGAAATCGGAGAAATCTGCATCAGGGGAGAAAGAGGCAGGACGCTCATCCCCGGGTACTACAGGAATGAAGAGCAGACGAATCTGCTCTACGACGAAGATCTGTGGATGCACACCGGAGACAAGGGGTATCTTGATGACGAGGGCTGGCTGTATTTCGTCGACAGAAAAAACAACCTTATCAAGAGGTCCGGAGAGAACATCTCGGCCAGTGAGATCGAAAAGGTTCTGACTGCTCATGAGTTCATTGAAGAGGCTGCGGTTGTGGGCATTCCCGATCCGATCAGGGATCAGGCCGTTAAGGCTTTCGTCAAGTTCAATCCCGGAAAGGCTTTGAACACGCAGGAGTTGCAGGATTTCTGTGCTCAGCATTTGGCGAGTTTCAAGATTCCCTCCTTTTTTTCCGTTGTTGATGATTTCCCGCATACGTGTACCGGGAAGATCAGGAAGAATCTGGTGAGGGACTGGTAG
- a CDS encoding TetR/AcrR family transcriptional regulator codes for MQTSQDRSKLKQRRTITYFVEAAREIVEQEGIAAVTIRRAAHLAGYASATLYNYFDSLPHLVFLATMSCLDDYHAALSGYLEGCDNSLEGHVAVCKCFSEFAFAHPEVYELIFFTLSREKIEEYTYQYYDLFPGKVAREWSAPFNKVLNINNMSACNRDMLTCCVEEGFFTDERAADYLDVSLRLFKSILQDVRSGNLNKDTAVALIMKYFFQLMSRYVLPEKQGLLARARKRWDQPSAAG; via the coding sequence ATGCAAACATCTCAGGACAGGTCGAAGCTCAAGCAGCGGCGTACCATTACGTATTTTGTTGAAGCGGCCAGAGAGATCGTCGAGCAGGAGGGCATTGCCGCTGTGACGATTCGCAGGGCCGCGCATCTTGCCGGATATGCCAGTGCAACGCTGTACAACTATTTCGACAGCTTGCCCCATCTGGTCTTTCTGGCAACCATGAGCTGTCTGGATGACTATCACGCCGCCTTGTCAGGCTATCTGGAAGGGTGTGACAATTCCCTTGAGGGGCATGTGGCTGTCTGCAAATGCTTTTCGGAGTTCGCATTTGCCCATCCCGAGGTGTATGAACTGATCTTTTTCACGCTCAGCCGTGAAAAAATCGAGGAATACACATATCAGTATTATGATCTGTTCCCGGGAAAAGTGGCGCGGGAATGGTCCGCTCCGTTCAACAAGGTGCTCAACATCAACAACATGTCTGCATGCAATCGCGATATGCTGACCTGTTGCGTGGAAGAAGGCTTTTTCACGGATGAGCGCGCTGCGGATTATCTCGATGTGAGTCTTCGGCTTTTCAAATCCATTCTGCAGGACGTGCGTAGCGGCAATCTAAACAAGGACACTGCTGTCGCCCTGATCATGAAGTATTTTTTCCAGCTCATGAGTCGTTACGTGCTGCCGGAAAAGCAGGGCCTGCTGGCAAGGGCCAGGAAACGCTGGGACCAGCCTTCCGCAGCAGGGTGA
- a CDS encoding class I SAM-dependent methyltransferase: protein MIRDCHNDIRRNLFNRSDFKGKRILEIGCGAGAVTRSYVDNARFAVGIEPDFDAICKGAETVPDAFFICGSGMNLPLASGCFDIVLFTLSLHHHPDCLAALVEARRTMTRDGLILVLEPAMESEIQRFCGIFENEDHRLMAVEDALARCPLETISREVFTTHWMFTNFADAANYAFTYYNHPPDEDKRKSLRDFLGPKAHDAPIMMTDTLRLTCLRLPGQPPSGRPSS, encoded by the coding sequence ATGATCAGGGATTGCCACAATGACATCCGCAGGAATCTTTTCAACCGATCTGATTTCAAGGGGAAAAGAATACTCGAGATCGGGTGCGGCGCAGGCGCGGTCACCAGAAGCTATGTGGACAACGCACGATTCGCTGTCGGCATCGAGCCGGACTTTGACGCGATATGCAAAGGGGCTGAAACGGTTCCCGACGCCTTCTTCATTTGCGGTTCGGGCATGAACCTGCCATTGGCATCCGGCTGCTTCGACATCGTCCTCTTCACCTTGTCGCTCCATCACCACCCGGACTGCCTTGCGGCCCTTGTCGAGGCACGACGAACCATGACCCGTGACGGACTGATCCTCGTCCTTGAACCGGCAATGGAAAGTGAAATTCAAAGGTTCTGCGGGATATTCGAAAACGAGGATCACCGGCTCATGGCCGTGGAAGACGCGCTTGCCCGGTGTCCCCTTGAAACAATTTCAAGAGAGGTCTTCACAACTCACTGGATGTTCACGAATTTTGCCGATGCTGCCAACTATGCCTTCACGTATTACAACCACCCGCCCGATGAAGACAAACGCAAATCCCTACGCGATTTTCTCGGCCCGAAAGCGCATGACGCCCCCATCATGATGACGGACACGCTTCGCCTGACATGTCTCAGGCTTCCCGGCCAGCCCCCTTCTGGTCGGCCTTCGTCCTGA
- the katG gene encoding catalase/peroxidase HPI, producing MSDERKCPVTGQPGRQIAGGGTSNRDWWPNQLNLDILHQQSSKTNPMGEEFKYAVEFGKLDLEALKQDLFDLMTDSQEWWPADYGHYGPLFIRMAWHSAGTYRVGDGRGGAGSGSQRLAPLNSWPDNVNLDKARRLLWPIKQKYGRKISWADLLVLAGTCAIESMGLKPFGFAGGREDVWEPEKDIYWGSEDTWLGDERYKGERELDNPLAAVQMGLIYVNPEGPNGNPDPVASGRDVRETFARMAMNDEETVALVAGGHTFGKCHGAGDAAHVGPEPEAAALEEQGLGWKSSFGSGKGGDTIGSGIEGAWKPRPTTWDMGYLKVLFKYEWELVKSPAGANQWLAMDVEEEDMVVDAHDPSRRHRPMMTTADLSLRYDSVYEPIARRFLENPDEFADAFARAWFKLTHRDMGPRSRYLGKLVPVEELIWQDPLPAVDHALIDEKDVVGLKVRILASGLSVADLVSTAWASASTFRGSDKRGGANGARIRLAPQKDWDVNEPARLETVLRKFEVLQAEFNNAQADGKRVSLADLIVLGGCAAVEDAAKRAGFDVTVPFAPGRTDALQEQTDVESFAVLEPAADGFRNYLKRPFSVSAEELMVDRAQLLTLTAPEMTVLVGGMRVLNANFGQSELGVFTDRPGTLSNDFFVNLLDMGTEWRPVPGNENRFEGRDRATGRLRWTGSRIDLVFGSNSQLRAVAEVYACSDSHGKFVNDFVAAWAKVMHLDRFDSA from the coding sequence ATGAGCGACGAAAGAAAGTGCCCGGTGACTGGACAGCCCGGTCGCCAGATCGCCGGTGGCGGGACATCGAATCGGGATTGGTGGCCGAATCAGTTGAATCTGGACATTCTGCACCAGCAGTCTTCCAAAACGAATCCCATGGGAGAGGAATTCAAGTATGCCGTCGAATTCGGGAAGCTCGACCTTGAGGCCCTGAAACAGGACCTGTTCGATCTCATGACCGATTCGCAGGAATGGTGGCCTGCGGACTACGGACATTACGGTCCTCTGTTCATCCGCATGGCGTGGCACAGCGCGGGCACGTATCGCGTTGGTGACGGACGCGGCGGGGCCGGGTCCGGGAGTCAGCGGCTGGCTCCGCTCAACAGTTGGCCGGACAACGTCAATCTGGACAAGGCGCGCAGGCTGCTCTGGCCGATCAAGCAGAAGTACGGTCGGAAAATCTCGTGGGCCGATCTTCTGGTGCTGGCCGGGACCTGTGCCATCGAGTCCATGGGATTGAAGCCGTTCGGCTTTGCCGGCGGGCGCGAGGATGTCTGGGAACCGGAAAAGGATATCTACTGGGGCTCCGAGGATACCTGGCTCGGCGACGAACGCTACAAGGGGGAACGGGAATTGGACAACCCGCTTGCCGCCGTGCAGATGGGGCTGATCTACGTGAATCCCGAGGGGCCGAACGGCAATCCCGATCCCGTGGCGTCGGGGCGCGACGTGCGCGAAACCTTTGCCCGCATGGCCATGAATGACGAGGAGACCGTGGCGCTCGTGGCTGGCGGACATACGTTCGGCAAATGCCACGGTGCTGGCGATGCCGCGCATGTCGGCCCGGAACCGGAAGCTGCTGCGCTTGAGGAGCAGGGGCTCGGCTGGAAGAGCAGCTTCGGCAGCGGCAAGGGCGGCGATACCATCGGCAGTGGCATCGAGGGCGCATGGAAGCCTCGTCCGACCACGTGGGACATGGGCTATCTCAAGGTGCTTTTCAAGTACGAGTGGGAGCTGGTGAAGAGCCCGGCCGGGGCCAATCAGTGGCTGGCCATGGATGTGGAAGAGGAAGACATGGTCGTGGATGCGCACGATCCGTCCAGACGGCACAGGCCCATGATGACCACGGCGGACCTGTCCCTGCGATACGATTCCGTTTATGAACCGATAGCCCGGCGTTTTCTCGAGAATCCCGATGAATTTGCGGATGCCTTTGCCCGGGCATGGTTCAAGCTGACCCATCGCGACATGGGGCCGCGTTCCCGTTATCTGGGCAAACTGGTCCCGGTCGAGGAACTTATCTGGCAGGACCCGTTGCCCGCAGTGGACCATGCGCTGATTGACGAAAAGGATGTGGTCGGACTCAAGGTCCGAATTCTTGCATCCGGACTGTCGGTTGCCGATCTGGTTTCCACGGCATGGGCGTCCGCATCCACGTTTCGCGGTTCGGACAAGCGGGGCGGCGCCAATGGTGCGCGCATCCGGCTTGCCCCGCAAAAGGATTGGGACGTGAACGAACCCGCCCGGCTTGAGACCGTGCTCAGGAAATTCGAAGTGCTGCAGGCGGAGTTCAACAACGCGCAGGCAGACGGGAAAAGGGTTTCCCTGGCCGATCTGATCGTGCTTGGCGGATGTGCCGCAGTGGAAGATGCGGCGAAAAGGGCGGGATTCGACGTGACCGTGCCGTTTGCGCCCGGGCGAACCGATGCGTTGCAGGAGCAGACCGACGTGGAGTCCTTTGCCGTGCTGGAACCGGCTGCGGACGGATTCCGCAATTATCTGAAGAGACCGTTTTCGGTCTCGGCCGAGGAACTCATGGTGGATCGGGCGCAGCTTCTGACCCTGACGGCGCCGGAAATGACGGTGCTGGTCGGTGGCATGCGCGTGCTGAACGCCAATTTTGGCCAGTCGGAACTCGGCGTGTTTACGGATCGGCCCGGAACGCTTTCCAATGATTTCTTCGTGAACCTGCTCGACATGGGCACGGAGTGGCGCCCTGTGCCGGGCAATGAAAATCGGTTTGAAGGGCGTGACCGGGCAACCGGGCGGCTTCGTTGGACCGGGTCACGGATCGATCTTGTGTTCGGCTCCAATTCGCAGCTGCGCGCTGTTGCCGAGGTTTATGCCTGCTCGGATTCGCACGGCAAGTTCGTGAACGACTTCGTGGCGGCCTGGGCCAAAGTCATGCATCTGGACAGATTCGATTCTGCCTGA
- a CDS encoding RNA recognition motif domain-containing protein, translating into MSKNLYVGNLSWSTTEDEVRAAFEAFGEVTSVKLIEDRETGRPRGFGFVEMDDAGAREAISNLDGKELGGRNLKVNEARPREERRPRW; encoded by the coding sequence ATGTCCAAGAATCTTTATGTCGGCAATTTGTCCTGGTCCACTACTGAAGACGAAGTGCGCGCTGCTTTTGAAGCTTTTGGTGAAGTCACTTCCGTCAAGCTCATCGAGGACCGCGAAACCGGTCGCCCCCGCGGTTTCGGTTTTGTCGAGATGGACGATGCCGGCGCTCGCGAAGCCATTTCCAACCTGGACGGCAAGGAGCTCGGCGGCCGCAACCTCAAGGTCAACGAAGCCCGCCCCCGCGAAGAGCGCCGCCCCCGCTGGTAG
- a CDS encoding SGNH/GDSL hydrolase family protein, translating to MVKRIVAFGDSFSDNGFSNGCGYNRLSNGKVWVEHLADMLGVELEDRAWCGAQSGLGNASGPKDWSGLNWQVQNFKPQGELGDTLCTVLIGINDIYDGSGSTENVVENSVIALERLVDKGVRHLLVSNVPNITHAPAYAGEYAACREIVLKKVHDINALLEPALFASDGFAHRHPEVTLHRVKAWDVFECAVEQGRFTRLSEPWNGTYAFPEADGYMWWDDWHPMTAMHRIFAQAALEELGRESGR from the coding sequence ATGGTGAAACGGATAGTGGCTTTTGGTGACAGTTTTTCGGACAACGGCTTTTCAAATGGGTGTGGATACAACCGGCTGAGCAATGGCAAGGTGTGGGTGGAGCATCTGGCGGACATGCTGGGCGTGGAGCTCGAGGACCGGGCCTGGTGCGGAGCGCAAAGCGGTCTGGGCAATGCCTCCGGACCGAAGGACTGGTCGGGCCTGAACTGGCAGGTGCAAAATTTCAAGCCGCAGGGGGAGCTGGGAGACACCTTGTGCACCGTGCTGATCGGCATCAACGACATCTACGACGGCAGCGGCAGCACGGAAAACGTGGTGGAAAACAGCGTCATTGCACTGGAGCGGCTCGTGGACAAGGGCGTGCGCCATCTGCTCGTATCCAATGTGCCGAACATTACCCATGCACCTGCCTATGCTGGAGAATATGCGGCATGCAGGGAGATCGTCCTGAAAAAGGTGCATGACATCAACGCGCTTCTGGAACCTGCGCTGTTCGCTTCCGACGGGTTTGCCCATCGTCATCCCGAAGTGACGCTGCATCGCGTCAAGGCGTGGGACGTCTTTGAATGCGCAGTGGAGCAGGGGCGTTTCACCAGATTGTCCGAGCCGTGGAACGGCACCTATGCCTTTCCCGAGGCGGACGGGTACATGTGGTGGGACGACTGGCATCCCATGACGGCCATGCATCGGATTTTTGCGCAGGCCGCGCTGGAGGAGCTTGGGCGCGAGTCGGGCAGATAG
- the hydF gene encoding [FeFe] hydrogenase H-cluster maturation GTPase HydF — translation MSDKAPRGIRLVITLAGRRNAGKSSLINALTGQETAIVSDMPGTTTDPVARHYELLPLGPVTFYDTAGLDDAGKLGELRVKATRKILARTDVVVIVMGEAGFEVQDQRILNQAGELGIRMVAAFNKSDLRGPTARELEFFRKRDIPCIPVSALTGNNVDALKQAIMDAAPPESSGEQILVRDLFDKGDWVVCVVPIDASAPKGRLILPQVQVLRDILDRNAFAVTAKEHELDKVLAGLNRKPALVVTDSQVVREVAEIVPRDIPLTTFSTLFARYKGDLPGLIRGAEAIDSLADGDAVLIGEACSHHAMDDDIGRVRIPRWMTRYTGRDLQFELYSGHDFPDDLERFKLVVHCGACMLNRTEMLRRIRECGRRGVPVTNYGVAISKLQGVLDRIIAPFGPETA, via the coding sequence ATGTCGGACAAAGCGCCCAGAGGGATCAGGCTGGTCATCACCCTTGCCGGGCGGCGGAATGCGGGCAAATCCTCGCTGATTAACGCCCTGACCGGACAGGAAACCGCGATAGTCTCGGACATGCCGGGCACCACGACGGACCCGGTGGCCAGGCACTACGAACTGCTTCCGCTCGGTCCGGTGACGTTCTACGACACCGCCGGGCTGGACGATGCCGGGAAACTGGGCGAACTGCGCGTCAAGGCAACGCGGAAGATACTCGCAAGAACCGATGTCGTGGTGATCGTGATGGGCGAGGCCGGTTTCGAGGTACAGGACCAACGCATCCTGAATCAGGCCGGGGAACTGGGCATTCGCATGGTCGCGGCATTCAACAAGAGCGATCTGCGCGGCCCCACGGCCCGGGAACTGGAATTCTTCCGGAAACGCGACATTCCCTGCATCCCGGTCTCGGCCCTGACCGGGAACAATGTGGACGCCCTGAAGCAGGCGATCATGGATGCGGCTCCGCCGGAGTCCTCCGGGGAGCAGATTCTTGTCCGCGACCTCTTCGACAAGGGGGACTGGGTCGTATGCGTGGTGCCCATCGATGCCTCGGCGCCCAAGGGCAGACTGATCCTGCCGCAGGTTCAGGTGCTGCGGGACATACTGGACCGGAATGCCTTTGCGGTCACGGCAAAGGAGCATGAACTGGACAAGGTGCTGGCCGGACTGAACCGCAAGCCCGCGCTGGTTGTCACGGATTCCCAGGTCGTGCGCGAAGTGGCGGAAATCGTGCCCCGGGACATTCCCCTGACCACGTTTTCCACACTGTTCGCCCGGTACAAGGGCGACCTGCCCGGCCTGATACGCGGCGCCGAAGCCATTGATTCGCTTGCGGACGGCGACGCCGTGCTCATTGGCGAGGCCTGTTCGCATCACGCCATGGACGACGATATCGGCAGGGTCAGAATTCCCCGGTGGATGACTCGATACACGGGCAGGGACCTGCAATTCGAGCTGTATTCAGGCCATGACTTCCCGGACGATCTGGAACGGTTCAAGCTGGTGGTCCACTGCGGAGCCTGCATGCTCAATCGGACGGAAATGCTGCGCCGCATCCGGGAATGCGGACGACGCGGCGTCCCGGTGACGAATTACGGGGTAGCCATTTCCAAACTGCAAGGCGTGCTGGACAGGATCATCGCCCCGTTCGGCCCCGAGACAGCCTGA
- a CDS encoding biotin synthase BioB: MTKHDILASLMGANDSALFTRADRIRQDGFGNKVAIRAIVDFSNICDGECGYCGLRAPNSALWRYRMTPDTIMDSVDRAVAGGAETVVLRSGKDTGCDAASVAALVRRIKDRHDVAVTLSLGDRGLEEYRLWRDNGADRCIVKLETSDPRRFKRIHHGEDFAARLHRVERLHGMGYEIGSGVIADLPETGPLDALRDILFLTELDLDIIAVGPFVPDRDTPLGRQRPGSVKLSHRMTALLRILNPQSNIPAASALETLAPGSRAQALHRGCNVLTPVLTPEDLQQNDALENAKQTILSAGFVPSPAKGFSPRSNHVGQSAQRDQAGHHPCRAAECGQILAD; this comes from the coding sequence ATGACGAAACACGACATTCTCGCCTCCCTTATGGGAGCCAACGACTCGGCGCTGTTCACCCGCGCGGACCGGATCAGGCAGGATGGCTTTGGCAACAAGGTTGCCATCCGGGCCATCGTGGACTTCTCCAACATATGCGACGGGGAATGCGGCTATTGCGGCCTGCGTGCCCCGAACAGCGCCCTGTGGCGCTACCGCATGACGCCCGACACGATCATGGATTCCGTGGACCGGGCCGTTGCCGGAGGAGCCGAGACCGTGGTGCTCAGGTCCGGGAAGGACACGGGCTGCGATGCCGCCTCTGTGGCCGCGCTTGTCCGCCGAATCAAGGATCGACACGATGTGGCCGTGACCCTTTCCCTCGGGGACAGGGGGCTGGAGGAATACCGGCTGTGGCGGGACAATGGTGCGGATCGCTGCATTGTGAAGCTGGAGACATCGGACCCGCGCCGCTTCAAGCGCATTCACCACGGAGAGGATTTCGCGGCCCGGCTGCACAGGGTGGAACGGCTTCACGGCATGGGCTATGAAATCGGGTCCGGCGTGATTGCGGACCTGCCCGAAACAGGTCCGCTGGACGCATTGCGCGACATCCTCTTTCTCACCGAGCTGGACCTCGACATCATTGCAGTAGGGCCGTTCGTGCCGGATCGGGACACGCCGCTCGGCAGACAGCGTCCCGGCTCGGTCAAGCTTTCCCACAGAATGACCGCCCTGCTGCGCATCCTCAATCCCCAGTCGAACATTCCGGCCGCATCCGCATTGGAGACTCTGGCTCCGGGCAGCCGGGCACAGGCCCTGCACCGGGGATGCAACGTGCTCACTCCCGTGCTGACGCCCGAAGACCTTCAACAGAATGATGCGCTGGAAAACGCGAAACAAACCATCCTTTCGGCCGGATTCGTCCCGTCACCCGCAAAGGGATTTTCACCCAGGAGCAACCATGTCGGACAAAGCGCCCAGAGGGATCAGGCTGGTCATCACCCTTGCCGGGCGGCGGAATGCGGGCAAATCCTCGCTGATTAA
- a CDS encoding TM1266 family iron-only hydrogenase system putative regulator encodes MEKRLGIIGIIIKDRNKAANTVNSILSDHSDMIVGRMGLPFKERGVNIIDLIIEATTDEVGALTGKLGMLDGVRVKSLLV; translated from the coding sequence GTGGAAAAACGACTCGGCATCATCGGCATCATCATCAAGGACAGGAACAAGGCGGCCAATACCGTGAATTCCATCCTCAGCGATCACAGCGACATGATCGTCGGCAGGATGGGGCTGCCCTTCAAGGAACGGGGCGTGAACATCATCGACCTGATCATCGAAGCCACCACGGACGAAGTCGGCGCACTCACCGGCAAGCTCGGCATGCTCGACGGCGTACGGGTCAAGTCCCTTCTGGTCTGA